The Deinococcus yavapaiensis KR-236 DNA window GCGGCGACCGTGGCGTTGCCCGTCGCGGACACCCTCGTGCGCGGCGCGGACAACGCGTGGGGCGAGCTCGTGTCGCGGGCGGGCTTGTGGGCGGTGCAGACGCCGCAGGCGTTTCGGCGCACGTTGATCTTGGAAGCGCACGAGGCGGCGCGGCGAGAGGACTTCGAGGCGACGGACGACGCGAGTCTCGTGGCGCGCTTGGATCGCCCCGTGCGGCTCGTGGAGGGTGACGCGCGGTTGTTCAAGGTGACGACGCCGTCGGATCTCGCGCTCGCCGAAGCGCTCGCGGTCGCTTGGGACGCGGAGACGAGCGCGTGAAAGTCTTCGCGCCCGCCAAGGTGAATTTCGGCCTCAGCGTGCTCGGCGTGCGGCCCGACGGATACCACGAGCTTCACAGTGTCATGGTGCCCCTCGACATCGGCGACGACTTGGAAGTGGACGAAGCGGGCGACCTCAAGCTCGGGGTGAAGGGAGCGAGCCTTCCGGAGGACGAAGGCAACCTCGTCTACCGCGCCGCGCGGGCGTACCTGACGGCGGCGAAGGTCGACGGTGGAGCGCGCGTCACGCTGCACAAGCGCCTTCCGATCGCGTCGGGCATGGGAGGCGGGTCGTCGGACGCGGCCAGCACCTTGATGGCACTCGCGAAGCTGTATCCGTCGAACGTGAACCTCGCTGGCGTGGCGCTGTCGCTCGGAGCGGACGTCCCGTTCTTCCTGCTGGAATCGGCGGCGGTCGCGCGAGGCGTCGGAGAACAGCTCGCGCCGATCGAGGTGCCGACGACGCCCCTCGTGCTCGTGAATCCCGGCGTGGAGGTCAGCGCGCGCGACGCTTACCGCTGGCTCGACGAGGATGAGGCGTTCACGGAACCGCTCGACGTGCCCGCGCTTTTGCGCGCCCTGAGCGACGGGCGCGATCTCGCGTACTTCAACGCGCTGCAAGGCCCGGTCGAGCGGCGCGTGCCGATCATTCGAGTCGCGTTGGACGCCCTCGTGGCGGCGGAGCTTTCGAGTCCGCTGATGAGCGGTTCGGGCGCGACGTGCTTCGCGCTGGCCCGCTCGGCCGAGGACGCGCGCCGAGCGGAAGCGGTTTTGCGTGAGCGCCACCCTTCGTGGTGGGTGTGCGCGTGCCGTACGCGCACGCCTTGAACGTCACGCCCGCGCGCTCGTCGCGCGAACTCGGCGAACGTGCGCGACCTCGTCGAGCAGCAGCAGCAGGGTGTTGAGGCCGTACGTCACGGCGAGGGCGAGCAGCAGCGTCGTCCGCACGCCCGCTCCCGAGAAGTCGAGCAGGTACGGAAAGCGCGCGAGGCCGAGGGTGGCGCCGCCCGCCACGAGGCTCGTCGCCCACGCGAGCAGCAGCACGAGTCCCCAGGCGACGTCGAGGAACGCCACGCCGGGAAAGAGAAAGGCCAGCAAGCGGTAGCGCCACGGGCGCCGCGCGACCTTCGAGCCGGGCACGCGAGGCACGAGAAGCCACAAAAAGCTCAGGCCGCACGCGAAGAGCAGCAGCCCGACCCAAGCCCACTGCAAGGGTTGCGCCAAGCCGCTGGGAAAGCGCGTGAGGTACGCCCACGGGTTGTTGGTGATCGTGCGAATCTCACCGGTCAGGACGCCGTCGACGGCCGCGCCGACGCTGCGCGCGTCGGGGTAGCACAGCCGCGGCCCCACGCGGTACGCGCGCTGGAAGTTCGTTTCGAAGCCGCCGGGCTCGAGTCCGAGGTTGTACGCGGGCGCGACGAGGTTCGGTGACAGGGCGAGCGCGTCGCGGTAGCGGGCGCGGGCCGTGGCGGGATCGCCGCCGCCCGCGAGAAGCACGCCGACGTTGTTGAGGTTGCAGCCGCTTTTTCCGGCGAGGCCGTACTGCTCGCGGGCGGTGGCCGTGTCGTCGTCGAGTTGCGCGGCCAGTCCACGCACGAAGCGCGCCTCACGCGAGGCGACGTCGAGCCCGAGGCGTTCGAGGCCGTCGTAGAACCACGCGCCGCCGTACGTGCCGAAGTTCAGGACGTCGGTGCCCGCCCGAACGTACGTGCGGCTCGACCACGTCCACGCTCCCAGGACGACGAGCAGGGCGGCGAGGAGGGCCACGAGGACGAGCTTCTCGCCGAAGCCCCAGTACGACAGCAGGATGCGGCGCAAACGCGACAAGGGGTGGCGCGCCCACGAGCGGTAGCGTCCTCCGAGCGGCGCGAGGTCCTTGCCTTGTTGCGTCCATGCGCGCGCTCCGAAGCTCAGCAGCATCGCCAAAAGGCTCGCGACGACGGCGAGCGTGGCGAGCCGGGCGACATCACGAACGGCGAGCAGGGCGTTCGGGCCGAGGTTGTAGGGCGTGCCGCTCGAGAGTTCGTCGGAGAAGCGCCGCCAATCGAAGGCTTCGCCGTCGCGTCCTTGCGCTTCGAGCACGTCGGCGTAGCGGGCGTACACGTCACGGTAGCCTTCGAAGCGCGGACTGAGGACGCGCAAGTGCCGAATCCACGCGTCCGCGCGGCGCGTCTTTTGCTGATCGAGCAGCAAGTCGAGGTACCCGAGAGGATTGCCGTAGGCGAGCAGGGCAGCTCGGTTCATCGGCAAGGCGGGGTCGTAGCCGAGATCGGCGGCATTTTGCCGTGCCAAGTCGAGGGCGCGGTCGGCGAGCGCGCTTTGGCCGACCGAGTCGAAAAAGCGCGCGAGGCGCACGAGCACGAAGAAGGGATCGCGGGTCTGCAAGGCGCTCTCGGCCGCTTCTTGAGCGGACTGGGCGTCTCCGGCGTTGCGCGCGGCGACGGACAGATAAGCGAGCGTGAAAGGATTGGAGGGGTCGCGGCGGGCGCGCTCGCGCAGCAAGGCGGCGGCGCCGCGTGAGTCGAGCGGGCGGCGCGGATCGAAGGAGAGCCCTTCGCGCGCGGCGCGTTCGAGCGAACTCGTGACGTTGGCGAGGGGTGGGTACACGACGCGGCCGTCGAGGGTGTCGTTCACGACGCCGAACGTTTCGTTGACGGCGCCGTAGCGAACGGTGACGCGCAGTTCGCCGCCGCTGCCGTCGAGCGCGACGGCTTCGCCGGGAAGATGCAGGCGCGCCAAGACCGCGCCTTGAGACGACAAAGCGTAGAGTTGCGGTCCCGCGGCGATCCAGACGCGCTCGCCGGTGTCG harbors:
- a CDS encoding 4-(cytidine 5'-diphospho)-2-C-methyl-D-erythritol kinase, which codes for MKVFAPAKVNFGLSVLGVRPDGYHELHSVMVPLDIGDDLEVDEAGDLKLGVKGASLPEDEGNLVYRAARAYLTAAKVDGGARVTLHKRLPIASGMGGGSSDAASTLMALAKLYPSNVNLAGVALSLGADVPFFLLESAAVARGVGEQLAPIEVPTTPLVLVNPGVEVSARDAYRWLDEDEAFTEPLDVPALLRALSDGRDLAYFNALQGPVERRVPIIRVALDALVAAELSSPLMSGSGATCFALARSAEDARRAEAVLRERHPSWWVCACRTRTP